From Etheostoma cragini isolate CJK2018 chromosome 1, CSU_Ecrag_1.0, whole genome shotgun sequence, a single genomic window includes:
- the LOC117961704 gene encoding LOW QUALITY PROTEIN: up-regulator of cell proliferation-like (The sequence of the model RefSeq protein was modified relative to this genomic sequence to represent the inferred CDS: deleted 1 base in 1 codon) — MKTEGQEPAVLRNFLSKVGLEKYYPNKLTLRSLLEINKNSTNEEAVSSVENIPWGFLRKLFKLNSECRSCTQLTDKEDHDDNNDDYYYDDDDLYTADDPAENKKVNPLDLIVALFLYADSFLQQELALKMSMCQFSVPLLLPHANNSQSTLMLWALRDIVKEWRPHDLSESKGFVEKNIIQADLPFYSFVRLRNCSLSKSQWLNHVLSFGQSNNNIFIHRDMKGGAIKRNIANGLVEVCWYLPSGTENLNIFPEPVAFANLRGDVCESLAQFTFLFQVSTATFVFLDKVEEEEHKILTSLQDVKSKLFFVVNHKEGNVTEDKVSVKKTLKELELPKTSVKVKDPRVNVAEFSNKLCAAIKASIKDVKNPQSIANMLDKAVELGLSVDERTSDDQRKAAEEIVKGIGVRRVPDYKKQQLPLQGDNWKRLSKLEKEECRMKDTGDSGLEEYKTLLQAEKLNIREWQSKQTLSKGFKSFIEILSTSDKEKRDYFLKWMTLKLNSHSRDKLTDLRNKFKEQCKTKDAKLTAELDQALLESSLGIEHYMREMGLIYEFSFQSPNTADEISRLPGLAAEMLLDGYPLELLDGDVSNIPERWVTDVLMELHKKVGEKSRLLVLTVLGVQSSGKSTLLNTMFGVQFPVSSGRCTRGAYMLFLRVSEDIQKDLNCDFILLIDTEGLKSSDLAQLEDSYEHDNQLATFVIGLSDVTIINIAMENSTEMKDILQIATHAFLRMKEIGKKPVCHFVHQNVSAVSAHTKNLTDRKHLLDQLNEMTQIAAEMEKKPGIKAFSDVLDYDIEKNNWNIPGLWHGTPPMAPVNTGYSEAVASLKKNLLETWKEDKHDGVSQIPEFLEWMKSLWKAVKFENFIFSFRNTLVAHAYDNLDKEFSEWEWEFRKEILSWQTAAELEIKNADNESQVEIWNELVESKKSEVLKKIAAQQNIMKEKLTNYYKRKDTRVHLIEKYKVDFLKRINSLANEVEHSAYIYLDNALKLKIGLKEAQDIQRKSRGVIEERVMKLLSHCKNTTPPEERLTHEFENMWAEATKNIPHLPERDIPARILEQLRKHFSNQNVNEKLQNVNNLKKCGLGKFKTTRDHTDGLLKKVKYWWVSGDLQSFADRVIEISTQFVLDKTKTNGDYHDSFTKELLEKIDEKIEQNYKQYKTNSQFEIDLKLHICGIASREFLKMHRKFMSNNNPRSQLEKYKNQYLLDFIDLYKQRDDCQRKANDFVRLCVKPAVEEYISRSLGIDIVDQILTSCHSAEYSSRSFFQYNIQGELLQKGEFENFLKYICTYEIYVKDWIFQHILQNMSEDKTLGKLKSKNLQVIVNKITEATEQALKGEDGVLLPDNKESITKLINNMRKYLIKDISMSEEPEKATLFQIQSTCRPFTKSLFKALGELKEQLQNQFSNSEDITETLNKLPIKPQDELFKRVFGCGQQCPFCKVPCEAGGKDHDKHHAAVHRPQGLGSYRDEDTEKLVETLCTTDVHSDRLFQNAVTKQEWHPYKDYMQYYPDWLIPPDNTIEASDYWKYVLVQYNEQFAVEYKAKPADVPKAWRSITKEQELKGLKDAFNIK; from the exons ATGAAGACTGAAGGACAAGAACCTGCAG TCCTACGCAACTTTCTCTCCAAAGTTGGACTGGAGAAATATTATCCTAACAAACTCACTCTTCGGTCTCTCTTGGAGATcaacaaaaacagcacaaatGAAGAAGCTGTCTCATCTGTGGAGAACATACCATGGGGTTTTCTCAGGAAACTATTTAAACTCAATTCTGAATGCAGGAGCTGTACACAATTAACAGACAAAGAAGAtcatgatgataataatgatgattattattatgatgatgatgacctGTACACTGCAGATGACCCTGCAGAGAATAAGAAGGTCAACCCTCTCGACCTCATAGTAGCCCTCTTCCTTTATGCTGACAGCTTCTTGCAACAGGAACTGGCCCTCAAGATGTCCATGTGCCAGTTTTCCGTCCCACTGCTGTTGCCCCATGCCAATAACAGTCAGAGTACTCTGATGCTTTGGGCTCTGAGAGACATCGTCAAAGAGTGGCGTCCACATGATTTGTCTGAATCAAAAGGGTTTGTTGAAAAGAACATTATCCAAGCAGATCTTCCATTCTACTCATTTGTGAGGCTGAGAAACTGCAGTTTATCAAAGTCCCAGTGGTTGAATCATGTTctcagctttggtcagtccaacaACAATATTTTCATACACAGAGATATGAAAGGTGGAgcaattaaaagaaacattgcCAATGGTTTAGTAGAGGTTTGCTGGTACCTTCCCAGTGGTACTGAAAATCTTAACATATTTCCAGAGCCAGTTGCATTCGCAAATTTGCGAGGGGATGTTTGTGAGTCACTCGCACagttcacttttctttttcaagtgtCCACCGCTACCTTTGTATTCCTGGACAAAGTTGAAGAAGAGGAGCACAAGATTCTGACTTCTCTTCAAGATGTGAAATCCAAACTGTTCTTCGTCGTTAACCACAAGGAGGGGAATGTTACAGAGGATAAGGTGTctgtaaagaaaacactgaaagaaTTAGAACTACCAAAGACCAGTGTGAAAGTCAAAGATCCAAGGGTAAATGTAGCAGAGTTTTCAAATAAACTTTGTGCAGCCATCAAGGCATCCATCAAAGATGTAAAAAACCCACAAAGCATTGCAAATATGCTTGACAAAGCTGTTGAACTTGGTCTGTCTGTGGATGAACGCACAAGTGATGACCAAAGGAAGGCAGCTGAGGAGATTGTGAAAGGAATCGGAGTGCGACGTGTACCAGACTACAAGAAACAACAACTTCCTTTGCAAGGAGATAACTGGAAAAGGTTATCGAAGTTAGAGAAGGAGGAATGTAGGATGAAAGACACTGGTGACTCAGGCCTTGAAGAGTATAAAACTCTGCTACAggcagaaaaactaaatatcagAGAGtggcaaagcaaacaaacattgTCAAAAGGATTTAAGAGTTTTATTGAAATCTTATCCAcaagtgacaaagaaaaaagagattATTTCCTTAAGTGGATGACGTTGAAGTTAAATTCACATTCTCGGGACAAACTGACTGATCTGCGTAACAAATTTAAAGAGCAATGCAAGACGAAAGATGCAAAACTCACTGCAGAGTTGGATCAGGCTTTGCTGGAAAGCTCTTTAGGAATAGAGCATTACATGAGAGAGATGGGGCTGATCTATGAGTTTTCGTTTCAATCACCAAACACTGCTGATGAAATATCTCGTCTCCCTGGTTTGGCAGCTGAAATGCTGTTGGATGGATATCCTTTAGAGCTCTTAGATGGAGATGTTTCTAACATCCCAGAGAGATGGGTAACAGATGTGCTAATGGAGCTTCACAAGAAGGTCGGGGAGAAGAGCAGACTGTTGGTACTGACGGTGTTGGGTGTTCAAAGTAGTGGGAAGTCAACACTCCTCAACACCATGTTTGGTGTGCAGTTTCCTGTCAGCAGTGGCAGATGCACAAGAGGAGCTTATATGCTCTTCCTCAGAGTAAGTGAGGATATACAAAAGGACTTGAACTGTGACTTTATACTTCTCATTGACACAGAAGGTCTGAAGTCTTCTGATTTGGCACAACTAGAGGACAGCTATGAGCATGACAACCAGCTGGCAACCTTTGTGATTGGCTTAAGTGATGTCACCATTATCAACATCGCAATGGAGAACTCAACAGAAATGAAAGATATCCTGCAAATTGCAACTCATGCTTTCTTGAGAATGAAGGAAATTGGTAAAAAGccagtttgtcattttgtgcACCAGAATGTTAGTGCAGTCTCAGCTCATACCAAGAATCTGACAGATAGAAAACATTTATTGGACCAGCTCAATGAAATGACTCAAATTGCAGCCGAAATGGAAAAGAAGCCCGGTATAAAAGCTTTCTCAGATGTGCTGGACTATGacatagaaaaaaat aactggAACATCCCGGGACTCTGGCATGGGACCCCACCGATGGCACCAGTAAACACAGGTTACAGTGAAGCTGTAGcaagtttaaagaaaaatcttttgGAGACATGGAAAGAAGATAAACATGATGGAGTCTCACAGATTCCAGAGTTTCTAGAATGGATGAAAAGCCTCTGGAAAGCCGTAAAATTTGAGAACTTCATCTTCAGTTTCAGGAACACTCTTGTGGCTCATGCGTACGACAACCTTGACAAAGAGTTCAGTGAATGGGAATGGGAGTTCAGGAAAGAGATTCTCTCCTGGCAGACAGCAGCAGAGTTGGAAATCAAAAATGCTGACAATGAATCTCAGGTGGAAATTTGGAACGAATTGGTTGaatcaaaaaaatctgaagTGTTGAAGAAAATAGCAGCCCAGCAAAAcataatgaaggaaaaactcacaaactactacaaaagaaaagacacacgTGTACATTTGATAGAGAAATACAAAGTTGACTTTCTCAAGAGGATTAACAGTCTTGCAAATGAAGTTGAACATTCTGCGTATATTTACTTGGATAATGCCCTTAAACTGAAAATCGGTTTAAAAGAGGCTCAAGACATACAGCGGAAATCCAGAGGCGTGATCGAAGAGCGGGTCATGAAACTCCTGAGTCACTGCAAAAACACCACACCGCCCGAGGAACGGCTGACACATGAGTTTGAAAATATGTGGGCTGAAGCTACTAAAAATATACCTCACCTACCAGAACGAGACATACCTGCACGCATTCTTGaacaactgagaaaacatttctcaaatcagaatgtaaatgaaaaattgCAAAACGTTAACAATCTAAAGAAATGTGGGCTGGGCAAATTCAAGACCACAAGAGACCATACTGACGGCTTGTTGAAGAAGGTGAAATATTGGTGGGTTAGTGGAGATTTACAGAGTTTTGCAGACAGAGTCATTGAGATTTCCACACAGTTTGTTCttgataaaacaaagacaaatggagATTACCATGACTCTTTCACAAAAGAGCTTTTGGAGAAaatagatgaaaagattgaACAGAactacaaacaatacaaaacaaattcacagTTTGAGATTGACCTGAAACTTCATATTTGTGGCATTGCCTCCAGGGAATTCTTAAAAATGCACCGAAAATTCATGTCTAACAATAATCCAAGAAGTCAGCTGGAGAAGTACAAGAATCAGTACTTGTTAGATTTTATCGATTTATACAAACAGAGAGATGACTGCCAACGCAAAGCAAATGATTTTGTCAGACTTTGTGTTAAACCTGCTGTTGAAGAGTACATCAGTAGATCTCTGGGAATAGACATTGTAGATCAGATTTTGACAAGTTGCCATTCAGCAGAGTACAGTTCACGCTCCTTTTTCCAGTACAACATTCAGGGAGAGCTGCTGCAAAAGGGAGAGTTTGAGAACTTTCTCAAGTACATTTGTACGTATGAGATTTATGTTAAAGATTGGATATTTCAGCACATTCTGCAAAACATGTCAGAAGACAAAACTTTGGGCAAACTGAAAAGTAAGAACCTGCAGGTCATAGttaacaaaataacagaagCAACAGAACAAGCTTTAAAAGGAGAGGATGGTGTTTTGCTGCCAGATAACAAGGAAAGCATCACAAAGCTCATCAACAACATGCGCAAATATCTGATCAAAGACATCTCAATGTCAGAGGAGCCTGAAAAAGCCACCTTGTTTCAAATCCAAAGCACATGTCGTCCATTTACAAAGAGCCTCTTTAAAGCATTGGGTGAATTGAAGGAACAGCTGCAGAACCAATTCTCAAACTCTGAAGACATCACTGAGACTCTGAACAAACTTCCAATCAAACCACAAGATGAGCTTTTCAAGCGGGTGTTTGGCTGTGGACAACAATGTCCATTTTGTAAAGTTCCGTGTGAGGCTGGAGGCAAAGACCACGACAAACATCATGCAGCTGTTCATCGGCCACAAGGTCTTGGAAGTTACAGGGATGAGGACACTGAGAAGCTGGTTGAAACACTGTGTACAACAGATGTGCACAGTGATCGTTTATTCCAAAACGCAGTAACTAAACAGGAGTGGCATCCCTATAAGGACTACATGCAATACTATCCAGACTGGCTCATTCCCCCTGATAACACCATCGAGGCATCGGACTACTGGAAGTACGTCCTGGTTCAATACAACGAACAATTTGCTGTAGAATACAAAGCCAAACCAGCTGATGTTCCAAAGGCCTGGAGGAGCATCACAAAGGAACAAGAACTGAAGGGATTAAAAGACGCTTTTAACATTAAGTGA